One window of the Thermodesulfomicrobium sp. WS genome contains the following:
- a CDS encoding ATP-binding protein — MPESSNPSALHRIIGISETSARKSYYPILQRTIAELQAEVAERKQAEAALRATVQRIERQQRAVLRLPHIHAANSLDAALAAVCTAVAQALELTRAAVWRLTDNALAPMATNGFPSLSCLTADVLATFPAKEVLAMEGTCTDTRLQVLWERLGQPGALIATLVCDNHGPWGLITGEASSPRTWFADETAFLGRMAEHVALVLAEHETQRLRALLTRIVDSMPSALITVDAQGRVTQWNRHAETLTGTSATQALGRPLAEAAPLLAAYSELAAQAMATHTPQSRTRQARSDGTRTRFEDVTIYPLEQMEGAVIRIDDVTERQHMEQLLIQSEKMLSLGGLAAGMAHEINNPLASILGSIQVLASRLSAPLPANLKAAAAANLDFDALQRYLAARDIPTMLTAIQDAGRRAATLVTGMLGFSRKTDPRLVPTDLGEVIRSTIELARMDYDLKKNYDFRRIAIDLHIDPDLPAVPCSQDKIQQVLLNLLRNGAEAMAEKAYPPGDGPRFTIRAESAHDGVRIRVADNGPGMEPDILARSMEPFFTTKPPGKGTGLGLSVSYFIITQEHGGRMYAESTPGQGSCFTIELPQKPANKNGGPKASAERTRQRSQD; from the coding sequence ATGCCCGAATCCTCTAATCCATCTGCCCTGCATCGCATCATTGGGATTTCCGAGACCTCGGCACGCAAGAGTTATTACCCGATCCTGCAGCGCACCATCGCCGAATTGCAGGCGGAAGTGGCGGAGCGCAAACAAGCCGAGGCCGCACTGCGCGCCACGGTACAGCGCATCGAACGCCAGCAGCGTGCCGTACTGCGCCTTCCCCATATCCATGCGGCCAACAGCCTGGATGCGGCCCTCGCCGCCGTGTGCACGGCCGTGGCGCAGGCGCTGGAGCTCACCCGTGCCGCGGTCTGGCGCCTTACGGACAACGCCCTCGCGCCTATGGCCACAAACGGATTCCCCTCCCTGTCTTGCCTCACTGCCGACGTTCTCGCCACCTTCCCCGCAAAAGAGGTCCTCGCCATGGAAGGCACCTGCACCGATACCCGGCTGCAGGTCCTCTGGGAGCGCCTCGGCCAGCCAGGGGCCTTGATCGCAACCCTGGTGTGCGACAACCATGGGCCCTGGGGACTCATCACCGGTGAAGCATCCTCCCCGCGCACCTGGTTTGCCGATGAAACGGCCTTCCTTGGCCGCATGGCCGAACACGTGGCCTTGGTGCTGGCGGAGCACGAGACCCAGCGGCTGCGCGCACTCCTCACCCGTATTGTAGATTCCATGCCCTCGGCGCTCATCACCGTGGACGCCCAAGGGCGCGTCACGCAGTGGAACCGCCACGCAGAGACCCTCACCGGTACCTCGGCAACCCAGGCCCTGGGACGGCCGCTTGCCGAAGCCGCCCCACTCCTTGCGGCGTACAGCGAACTTGCGGCGCAGGCCATGGCCACCCATACGCCCCAGAGCCGCACCCGACAGGCACGCAGCGACGGCACCCGCACGCGCTTCGAAGACGTCACCATCTATCCCCTGGAGCAGATGGAAGGAGCAGTCATCCGCATCGATGACGTCACCGAGCGCCAGCACATGGAACAACTCCTCATTCAATCCGAAAAGATGCTCTCCCTCGGCGGGCTCGCCGCCGGCATGGCCCACGAGATCAACAATCCGCTGGCCTCCATCCTCGGCAGCATCCAGGTGCTTGCCAGTCGCCTCTCCGCCCCGCTGCCTGCCAACCTCAAGGCCGCAGCCGCTGCCAACCTGGATTTCGACGCCCTGCAGCGCTACCTTGCCGCCCGCGATATCCCCACCATGCTTACCGCCATCCAGGACGCAGGCCGCCGGGCGGCCACCCTGGTCACGGGCATGCTCGGCTTTAGCCGCAAGACAGATCCAAGGCTCGTCCCCACTGACCTCGGCGAAGTAATCCGGTCCACCATCGAGCTTGCCCGCATGGACTACGATTTGAAAAAGAACTATGATTTCCGAAGAATCGCCATCGATCTGCACATCGACCCGGATCTGCCCGCCGTGCCGTGTTCTCAAGACAAAATCCAGCAGGTCCTGCTCAACCTTTTGCGAAACGGCGCCGAGGCCATGGCCGAGAAAGCCTACCCGCCCGGCGACGGCCCGCGCTTTACCATCCGCGCAGAATCCGCCCACGATGGCGTCCGCATCCGCGTGGCAGACAACGGCCCTGGTATGGAGCCGGATATCCTTGCCCGCAGCATGGAGCCCTTCTTCACCACCAAGCCGCCGGGCAAGGGTACCGGGCTCGGCCTTTCGGTGAGCTATTTCATCATCACCCAAGAACATGGCGGCCGCATGTACGCGGAGAGCACCCCCGGCCAGGGGAGCTGCTTTACCATCGAGCTTCCCCAGAAACCCGCCAACAAAAACGGAGGCCCGAAGGCCTCCGCGGAAAGGACGCGCCAACGCTCCCAGGACTAA